A region from the Chitinispirillum alkaliphilum genome encodes:
- a CDS encoding peptidase, M23 family has translation MALVGDASEPICNPFTIALRRREYLTFSGSSLQWFDEDGKEVPFKVNDTTSVNTLKAFTGSPDLQPPEGQDEVDKGPIPEGIWWLKRDNLQCIDDLGFWRGTFGGTWPGGVKRWGKYRLWLEHDPETKNQGRTNLCVLGNESRNTGGNIHIYDSETDFTDMEVFKKNFVKRVESGGRLKMRVNYAQPANWRPPIDDPMLCLYSQGGHDKPWHGSFGENIRDNVGNHAGVDLLAKPGKKVYACVESVVARVYTSTSLAGHVVVLKVKDEDTFKELRNTDYKPTYKNEGEVLDINFNYDGPFYLVYMHLSKNDFFKQGEEVGPNDIIGLTGISGRGGANISTRNPHLHLEITNDINTFGFDKRCNPCIYFPIKTEHDLTPEDKSFQNLIKETLWQ, from the coding sequence GTGGCGTTAGTTGGTGACGCTTCCGAACCGATATGTAACCCCTTTACAATTGCCCTGAGAAGAAGAGAGTATCTTACTTTTAGTGGCTCCTCTTTGCAGTGGTTTGATGAGGATGGAAAAGAGGTACCCTTTAAGGTTAATGACACTACCAGTGTTAACACGCTCAAAGCGTTCACCGGAAGCCCAGATCTGCAGCCGCCTGAAGGTCAGGACGAAGTGGATAAGGGTCCCATTCCCGAAGGTATCTGGTGGCTAAAGCGGGATAATCTTCAGTGCATAGATGACCTTGGTTTTTGGCGAGGCACATTTGGCGGAACTTGGCCAGGAGGAGTAAAACGTTGGGGCAAGTACCGCTTATGGCTTGAGCACGACCCCGAAACCAAAAATCAGGGCAGAACCAATTTGTGTGTACTTGGAAACGAAAGCAGAAATACCGGCGGCAATATTCATATCTATGATAGTGAGACCGATTTCACCGACATGGAGGTGTTTAAGAAGAATTTTGTAAAGAGAGTGGAGAGCGGTGGAAGGTTGAAGATGCGGGTGAATTATGCTCAGCCGGCCAATTGGAGACCACCAATTGATGATCCTATGCTTTGTTTGTACAGTCAGGGTGGACACGATAAACCATGGCATGGGTCTTTTGGCGAAAATATAAGGGATAATGTTGGAAACCATGCTGGTGTGGACTTATTAGCAAAACCAGGAAAAAAAGTATATGCATGTGTCGAATCTGTTGTTGCGCGTGTTTATACATCTACATCTCTCGCTGGACATGTTGTTGTACTGAAAGTTAAAGACGAAGATACTTTCAAAGAGCTTCGAAATACTGATTACAAACCTACTTATAAAAATGAAGGGGAAGTATTAGATATAAATTTTAATTATGATGGTCCATTCTATCTTGTTTATATGCATCTAAGTAAAAATGATTTTTTCAAACAAGGAGAGGAAGTTGGGCCAAACGATATAATTGGATTAACAGGTATTTCAGGAAGGGGTGGAGCTAATATTAGTACACGTAACCCACACTTACACTTAGAAATAACCAACGATATAAATACATTTGGATTTGACAAAAGATGTAACCCTTGTATTTATTTCCCGATTAAAACAGAACATGATTTAACACCAGAAGACAAAAGTTTTCAAAATCTTATAAAGGAGACATTATGGCAATAA